A window of the Helianthus annuus cultivar XRQ/B chromosome 4, HanXRQr2.0-SUNRISE, whole genome shotgun sequence genome harbors these coding sequences:
- the LOC110934059 gene encoding uncharacterized protein LOC110934059: MTTTRGQTEIEKTLKEHANSLLKIDAFMAKTEHTFNDFKQLLEKLVNNNNNNHFGSSNTDNTNQDFNNFNRNDRFFRMGKLEFPKYDGSGDVEDWVCKCEHFFDVDDTPENYKVRYAVIHLEGRTIKWHNNFAKTRPIASVSWAEYARTITDRFSKQLFRDAMGILSSTVQDGELETYCDEFDENLLRVTIAEEYAISLFIKGLKPELGGPVSMFDPKTMKEAYMLAKKQKLANDKMKSQFKPSFNSKPTSSTFIHNPKPISTFKPPVNTSHLPLLPNPHPNQKLSATRRLTSREIENKRSKGECFWCNDKLTPTHKCPNKQLFVLEVVDGEDEGQQDGEYMTNDPTADVTQDTVIDTTVTDPLISIHALTGIPSFSTMQVVGNIGTKTLQILIDSGSTHNFIDEKLAVKLGCVMKDIEGMKVGVANGSQLLCVKVCPGFQWQMQGLWMKADVLVLPLASYDMVLGVQWLSSLGDIVWNFQDLTMQFRVDSKVYQLKGSNTNRVSLCSNKLMSHLLTSQCSQVVQSQLFSLQQVEGDEHYQHKAVVSNGVADSKIQSLLQEFGDVFATPSCLPPSRAYDHKIILKDESMVISQKPYRYQAAQKDVIEKVTKELLDTGVIQGSTSPFAAPVVLVKKKTDLGECVLIIEGLMMQPLRMGTLYL, encoded by the coding sequence ATGACAACAACAAGAGGTCAAACTGAAATTGAAAAAACTCTGAAGGAGCATGCGAATTCACTGCTCAAGATTGATGCATTCATGGCAAAAACAGAGCATACCTTCAATGATTTCAAACAATTATTGGAGAAATTGgttaacaataacaacaataatcattTCGGTTCCAGCAACACAGATAATACCAATCAAGATTTCAATAATTTCAATCGGAATGATAGATTCTTTAGAATGGGGAAACTGGAATTTCCAAAGTATGATGGTTCCGGAGACGTTGAAGATTGGGTGTGTAAGTGCGAGCACTTTTTTGATGTGGATGATACTCCGGAAAACTACAAGGTCAGGTATGCTGTGATTCATTTGGAAGGAAGAACTATTAAATGGCATAATAATTTTGCAAAAACTAGGCCTATTGCTAGTGTTTCATGGGCAGAATATGCTAGAACAATCACTGATAGATTTTCTAAGCAATTGTTTAGAGATGCTATGGGGATTCTATCCTCTACTGTACAAGATGGGGAGTTGGAAACTTATTGTGATGAGTTTGATGAAAACTTGTTAAGGGTAACTATAGCAGAAGAGTATGCAATTAGTCTTTTCATTAAGGGTCTTAAACCTGAATTAGGGGGTCCAGTTAGTATGTTTGATCCAAAAACCATGAAAGAAGCTTATATGTTGGCAAAGAAACAGAAACTTGCTAATGATAAAATGAAATCCCAGTTTAAACCTTCATTCAATTCTAAACCAACGTCTTCCACATTTATACATAATCCTAAACCTATATCCACCTTCAAACCACCAGTTAACACATCGCACTTACCATTGTTACCTAATCCTCACCCCAATCAGAAGTTGTCTGCCACTAGAAGATTGACCAGTAGAGAAATTGAAAATAAAAGGTCAAAAGGGGAATGTTTCTGGTGTAATGACAAGCTTACCCCTACCCACAAATGTCCAAATAAACAATTGTTTGTGTTAGAAGTGGTTGATGGGGAAGATGAGGGACAACAGGATGGGGAATATATGACTAATGACCCAACTGCTGATGTTACTCAGGATACAGTGATTGACACTACAGTGACTGATCCTCTTATCTCTATTCATGCCTTAACAGGTATCCCTTCTTTCTCTACTATGCAAGTAGTAGGCAATATTGGTACAAAAACCTTACAAATACTGATAGATTCGGGGTCTACTCATAATTTCATTGATGAGAAGTTGGCTGTTAAGTTGGGGTGTGTAATGAAAGACATAGAGGGAATGAAGGTGGGAGTAGCAAATGGTTCTCAGCTGTTATGTGTGAAAGTTTGTCCAGGATTTCAATGGCAAATGCAGGGTTTGTGGATGAAAGCTGATGTACTAGTATTACCACTGGCCAGTTATGACATGGTATTGGGGGTCCAATGGTTGTCTTCTCTTGGGGATATTGTGTGGAATTTTCAAGATTTAACTATGCAGTTTCGGGTAGATAGTAAGGTTTACCAATTGAAGGGAAGTAATACTAATAGAGTCTCATTATGTTCGAATAAATTGATGAGTCATCTATTGACATCACAGTGCAGTCAAGTTGTTCAATCTCAACTGTTCAGTTTACAACAAGTTGAGGGTGATGAGCATTACCAACATAAGGCAGTGGTTTCTAATGGGGTAGCTGATAGCAAGATTCAGTCCTTATTGCAGGAGTTTGGGGATGTTTTTGCTACTCCTAGTTGTTTACCACCATCTAGAGCTTATGATCACAAGATTATTCTTAAGGATGAATCCATGGTTATTAGTCAAAAGCCGTATAGGTATCAGGCTGCACAAAAGGATGTCATAGAGAAGGTGACTAAGGAGTTACTGGATACAGGAGTTATACAGGGCAGTACCAGCCCTTTTGCAGCTCCTGTGGTGTTGGTTAAAAAAAAGACGGATCTTggcgaatgtgtattgattatcgaaGGCTTAATGATGCAACCGTTAAGAATGGGTACCCTATACCTCTGA